A single region of the Planctomycetota bacterium genome encodes:
- a CDS encoding helix-turn-helix domain-containing protein — MKRLLLAGKYQKRKPLQVLWLSDQKKTFKDIANCLGKSFDTVRRWVYRYRKDGLEGFIRWLNRPGFGKGKRP; from the coding sequence TTGAAACGATTACTATTAGCCGGTAAGTACCAGAAACGTAAACCACTCCAGGTACTCTGGCTCTCTGACCAGAAGAAAACCTTTAAAGATATCGCCAACTGTTTGGGTAAATCATTTGACACGGTGCGCCGATGGGTCTATCGCTACCGAAAAGATGGATTAGAGGGCTTTATTAGATGGCTAAATCGACCTGGTTTCGGAAAAGGGAAGAGACCCTGA
- the rsmI gene encoding 16S rRNA (cytidine(1402)-2'-O)-methyltransferase translates to MNTGTLYLVSTPIGNLEDITLRALRVLKEVDLIACEDTRVTANLLNHYQVKKPLARYFEPAWQRGSYNKNKQARVIIDRLLAGSNIALVSNAGTPLISDPGYELVNLCVDNDIPVKVVPGASAFVSALALAGLPSDKFIFEGFLPKKPSKRRKRLQEIASDSRTIVIYESPYRIFKTLSELKDTLGNRKIVLSRELTKFYEEVIRGDIEGVIKQLGNKKIKGEFTLVIQGAEHD, encoded by the coding sequence ATGAATACAGGAACACTTTATCTGGTATCCACGCCTATCGGCAATTTAGAGGATATCACCTTAAGGGCATTGCGGGTTCTTAAAGAGGTTGACCTGATTGCCTGCGAGGACACGCGAGTTACCGCAAATCTGCTGAATCATTACCAGGTTAAAAAGCCGCTGGCCAGATATTTTGAGCCGGCCTGGCAGCGGGGCAGTTATAACAAGAACAAGCAAGCCAGGGTTATAATTGACAGGCTTCTGGCCGGCAGTAATATTGCGCTGGTCAGCAATGCCGGTACTCCGCTGATTTCAGACCCGGGCTATGAATTGGTTAACCTGTGCGTTGACAATGACATTCCGGTAAAGGTTGTACCGGGCGCCTCGGCGTTTGTTTCGGCCTTGGCGCTGGCCGGATTGCCATCTGATAAATTTATCTTTGAGGGCTTTCTGCCCAAGAAACCGTCCAAGCGGCGAAAGCGCCTCCAGGAAATCGCCTCGGACTCCCGTACGATTGTCATATATGAGTCACCTTATCGTATTTTCAAGACATTATCGGAATTAAAGGACACCCTGGGAAACCGCAAGATTGTCCTATCCCGTGAGTTGACCAAGTTCTACGAGGAGGTAATTAGGGGAGATATTGAAGGTGTAATAAAACAGCTTGGGAACAAGAAAATAAAGGGAGAATTCACGCTGGTTATCCAGGGAGCAGAACACGATTAA
- the rpsT gene encoding 30S ribosomal protein S20, whose amino-acid sequence MAHSLSARKRARQGVKRKIRNQTVKSQIKTHVKKLRLMLTATDKKTDKDNLTGKIKESYKLIDQAVSKGVIHKNKAARLKSRLTRAANKVGQK is encoded by the coding sequence ATGGCGCATAGTTTATCAGCCCGGAAAAGGGCCCGGCAGGGCGTTAAAAGGAAGATAAGGAACCAAACGGTTAAGTCGCAGATAAAGACGCATGTCAAAAAGTTACGGTTGATGTTAACCGCAACGGATAAGAAAACGGATAAAGACAATTTAACAGGCAAGATTAAAGAGTCTTACAAGCTGATTGACCAGGCCGTCAGCAAAGGCGTAATCCATAAAAACAAGGCAGCCCGGCTTAAATCGCGGCTGACCAGGGCGGCTAATAAGGTCGGACAGAAATAA
- the mutL gene encoding DNA mismatch repair endonuclease MutL, with product MNSPPQIRIRTLPAWLVNKIAAGEVIERPAACVKELIENGLDAGATDIQVTVKEGGKKLIRVVDNGHGILPADLPLVFKSHSTSKLTEEKDLYDINTFGFRGEALASMASVAQVRLISKTAAQSDGYAISVDNDKITSPQPVAGVNGTTIEIANLFYRTPARRKFLKSDGVELSHITETVTRFAIAYPEISFKLANLTDNLSDKDAPASARQPLINLASVKDDSSQGILQRLEFFYSPAVSSELLWATEEKDNLKLSAYFSVPTQTRPNSKQQFFYLNRRFIRDRVLSRAIYQAYHNLIPSGRYPFVALFIRMPTSAFDVNVHPTKIEVRFRDAWRVHDRIVSLIRGALAQKVLSEPAAMPELSPNQPETPENQRVMQALVDFFANQGNAAQFSPSAQRPGHFTSHYSDGASAPANTGAPAAALAPAPGDLHPNIHRPTGRIFQIHNSYIIEEVADGILMIDQHALHERILYNRFSQQLASSEIYRQKFLIPTVVEIPKSKSMILPEVIPYLKKVGIEAEEFGENTLAIQSAPSLLNNVNFNEFILEFIDAFADLPAETPVQAGDLPAGSQINETNIKPIDKLIKMMACKAAIKAGQPLTPEEIKSLLADAGETDFVTCPHGRPAVRKITLSELEGYFQR from the coding sequence ATGAATAGTCCTCCCCAAATCCGGATACGGACCCTGCCGGCCTGGCTGGTGAACAAGATAGCGGCCGGTGAAGTCATCGAACGCCCGGCAGCCTGCGTCAAGGAACTGATTGAAAACGGACTTGATGCCGGCGCGACCGATATCCAGGTTACGGTCAAGGAGGGCGGTAAGAAACTCATCCGGGTGGTGGATAACGGACACGGCATCCTGCCGGCTGACCTGCCCCTGGTCTTCAAAAGCCATTCCACCAGTAAACTAACCGAGGAAAAAGACCTGTATGATATAAACACCTTTGGATTCCGGGGCGAGGCGCTGGCCAGTATGGCATCCGTGGCCCAGGTCCGGCTTATTTCCAAAACCGCCGCCCAATCGGATGGCTACGCCATCTCGGTTGATAACGACAAAATAACGTCGCCCCAGCCGGTGGCCGGAGTCAACGGCACGACCATTGAGATAGCCAATCTCTTTTACCGGACACCGGCCCGCCGGAAATTCCTCAAGAGCGACGGCGTGGAGCTCTCTCATATCACCGAAACCGTCACCCGTTTTGCCATCGCCTATCCGGAGATTTCATTCAAACTTGCTAATCTGACGGACAATTTATCAGACAAGGATGCGCCAGCTTCCGCCAGGCAACCCCTGATTAACCTTGCCTCTGTTAAAGACGATTCATCGCAGGGCATTCTCCAGCGGCTGGAATTCTTCTACAGCCCCGCTGTCTCCAGTGAACTGCTCTGGGCCACCGAGGAAAAAGACAATCTCAAACTAAGCGCCTATTTTTCGGTTCCGACCCAGACCAGGCCGAATTCAAAACAGCAGTTCTTTTATCTCAATCGCCGTTTTATCCGCGACCGCGTCCTGAGCCGGGCCATTTATCAAGCCTACCATAATCTGATTCCCTCAGGCCGGTATCCCTTTGTGGCGCTCTTTATCCGGATGCCGACCAGCGCATTTGATGTTAATGTCCATCCGACCAAGATCGAGGTCAGGTTCCGCGATGCCTGGCGGGTCCACGACCGGATTGTCTCGCTTATTCGGGGCGCGCTGGCCCAAAAGGTATTAAGCGAGCCGGCCGCTATGCCGGAATTATCCCCGAATCAACCCGAGACGCCTGAAAACCAGCGGGTCATGCAGGCGCTGGTGGATTTCTTTGCCAATCAGGGTAATGCGGCCCAATTTAGCCCCAGCGCTCAGCGGCCGGGTCATTTTACCAGCCATTATTCAGACGGCGCATCGGCTCCGGCAAATACCGGCGCGCCAGCCGCAGCTCTTGCGCCGGCGCCCGGGGATTTACACCCGAATATCCACCGGCCAACCGGCCGAATCTTTCAGATACACAACAGTTATATTATTGAAGAAGTGGCTGACGGCATCCTGATGATAGACCAACACGCCCTGCATGAGCGGATTCTTTACAACCGTTTCAGCCAACAGCTCGCCTCGTCCGAAATATACCGCCAAAAGTTCCTCATCCCGACCGTGGTTGAAATACCCAAATCTAAGTCAATGATTTTACCCGAGGTCATTCCCTACCTAAAAAAAGTCGGGATAGAGGCGGAGGAATTCGGTGAAAACACCCTGGCAATCCAATCCGCTCCGTCACTGTTAAATAACGTCAACTTCAACGAATTCATCCTGGAATTCATAGACGCCTTCGCGGACTTGCCTGCCGAAACCCCTGTTCAGGCAGGTGACTTACCGGCCGGCTCTCAAATAAATGAAACTAACATCAAGCCTATCGATAAACTGATAAAAATGATGGCCTGCAAGGCGGCCATCAAGGCCGGCCAGCCGTTAACCCCGGAGGAAATAAAGTCCTTGCTGGCTGATGCCGGTGAAACGGATTTCGTCACCTGCCCGCATGGCCGGCCGGCGGTTCGTAAAATAACGCTCTCGGAACTGGAGGGATATTTTCAAAGATAA
- a CDS encoding insulinase family protein produces the protein MINNVETITLYPGLRLHLFQTDAFKTTTIKAFIHLPLDKNATANALLVRVLARGCRKYPTMRKISSFLDSLYGAIFGADITKIGERHVIELYFEFISRRFLPKNADNTRYALNFLQQIIFNPLLPKGSFRPDYFSQEQAKLKDMIKSVYDDKISYADERCTQEMCQGEPYRIYEYGEIERVDKLSPEEVLNQYRNTVLRSPIDIFICGPSGVDRIKRTVSDIFKPRLGKTKLQPPVIPETIINKKVVKERLVREAEQIDQAKLVMGYRTYTSWSNKEIFGLMMASGILGGFPHSKLFRYVREKAGLAYYAGSLLEKSKGLMFIRAGINHDKFDDALKIIKKQVAAIQAGDITDSEINDTRSGILNRLRAIEDNASSFIDYSLELSINNRTDSLKELKRQFLAVRKEDVVRAAQKLKLDTIYFLTK, from the coding sequence ATGATAAACAATGTAGAAACCATCACGCTCTATCCGGGTTTGCGCCTGCACCTGTTCCAAACCGACGCTTTCAAGACCACGACCATCAAGGCATTTATCCACCTGCCGCTGGATAAAAACGCCACGGCAAATGCCCTACTGGTGCGCGTCCTGGCCCGGGGCTGCCGGAAATACCCGACCATGCGGAAAATCAGCTCCTTCCTTGATTCGCTCTACGGCGCCATATTCGGAGCCGATATCACCAAAATCGGCGAACGCCATGTCATAGAACTCTATTTCGAATTCATCAGCCGCCGGTTCCTGCCCAAGAATGCTGATAACACCCGCTACGCCCTTAATTTCCTCCAGCAGATTATCTTCAACCCGCTCCTGCCCAAAGGTTCTTTCCGGCCAGATTACTTCTCCCAGGAACAGGCCAAACTCAAGGACATGATTAAAAGCGTCTATGACGACAAGATTTCCTATGCCGACGAACGCTGCACCCAGGAAATGTGTCAGGGCGAACCCTATCGCATCTATGAATACGGCGAAATCGAACGGGTGGATAAACTCTCGCCAGAAGAAGTCCTGAATCAATACCGCAATACAGTCCTCAGGTCGCCCATAGATATCTTTATCTGCGGACCAAGCGGGGTTGACCGGATAAAACGGACGGTGTCCGATATCTTCAAGCCGCGACTGGGCAAAACGAAGCTCCAGCCGCCGGTTATTCCCGAAACCATCATTAATAAAAAAGTGGTCAAGGAACGGCTGGTCCGGGAAGCAGAACAGATTGACCAGGCCAAACTGGTCATGGGCTACCGCACCTATACGTCCTGGAGCAACAAGGAGATTTTCGGATTGATGATGGCATCCGGCATCCTGGGCGGATTCCCGCATTCCAAACTATTCCGCTATGTCCGGGAAAAGGCCGGACTGGCTTACTATGCCGGTTCCCTGCTGGAGAAAAGCAAGGGGCTGATGTTCATCCGGGCCGGTATCAATCACGACAAGTTCGACGACGCCCTGAAGATTATCAAGAAACAAGTGGCGGCCATCCAAGCAGGCGATATCACCGATTCGGAAATCAATGACACGCGTTCCGGCATCCTCAACCGGCTCAGGGCGATTGAAGACAATGCCTCATCCTTCATAGACTATAGCCTGGAATTGAGCATCAATAACCGGACCGATTCGCTTAAGGAGCTAAAACGGCAATTCCTGGCGGTCAGGAAAGAAGACGTCGTCCGGGCCGCGCAGAAACTGAAACTGGATACGATCTATTTCCTGACGAAGTAA
- a CDS encoding flavodoxin family protein, whose protein sequence is MNIIGISTSGRLNGNTSRILKIMLDEISSLGAQTEFIWTGNKRIEFCRACEHCMREDTCVIKDDYEEIRQKMLKADGVILGTPNYAFQMSAQLKAIYDRSHSLLYYTRRLVGKYALGVCVGGHPYMTGKIAKTVAQGIWLCGGYYAGFLGVASVNRDELALQNEVQMIKKAGQLAEKLYSTIQNKEKFQWQHFIRKQFIYPQVARMVENNKSKYPFLHEYYKSKGYL, encoded by the coding sequence ATGAATATTATAGGCATTAGCACATCCGGGCGTCTTAATGGCAATACCAGCCGGATTCTCAAGATAATGCTGGATGAAATATCCTCTTTGGGCGCTCAGACCGAATTCATCTGGACCGGCAATAAGAGGATAGAATTCTGCCGCGCCTGCGAACATTGTATGCGGGAAGATACCTGTGTAATCAAGGATGATTACGAGGAAATCAGGCAGAAGATGCTCAAGGCCGACGGGGTGATTTTAGGCACGCCCAATTACGCCTTCCAGATGTCGGCGCAACTCAAGGCGATTTATGACCGGAGCCACTCTCTTCTATATTATACCCGCCGGTTGGTTGGTAAATACGCACTGGGTGTTTGTGTGGGCGGGCATCCGTACATGACCGGCAAGATTGCCAAGACCGTGGCCCAGGGCATCTGGCTCTGCGGCGGGTATTATGCGGGTTTCTTGGGAGTCGCCTCGGTCAACCGCGATGAACTGGCCCTGCAAAATGAAGTCCAGATGATTAAAAAGGCCGGACAACTGGCTGAAAAACTGTATTCAACCATTCAGAACAAGGAGAAATTCCAATGGCAGCATTTTATCAGAAAGCAATTCATTTATCCGCAGGTGGCCAGGATGGTGGAGAATAACAAATCCAAGTATCCGTTCCTGCACGAGTATTACAAATCCAAGGGTTACCTATAG
- a CDS encoding MFS transporter: MNNDTESLPMQNSQDESVGRRNLKTFCAGAALNDIGEEMYAPLLPYFATTFLGITPWQYGFIDSFSEAVNRILKLFTGYFTDKVGRKVPVILSYILISLSRLGLPLVAGWAGFLPFRGLRQVGRAMRDPAREASIAESFPSAKRGRAFGILNAVDTIGSILGPAIGLLILYIAASSIVGASLSEGITKKVWMGIKTEFPRESYIWLFLWAGLPTIISAWIIYFFLFETRMPTPLFAKTPKPKHPGFSIATFMSSLKPGSPLRKLGWTTLSHMILAIGCVPVSMILLYGTQKLKAGPVDAIILFICYATTHFATSYSAGWLSDRLGRFRAQAVANGLLVLALLITIFARTPMFLIIPLVLYATFESIWIANRRAAVADLAREETLGATLGNFSALYGLTSFLCPVIFGGIWSAIGSGAALFVMALFPVAAIFVLPRK; the protein is encoded by the coding sequence ATGAATAATGATACCGAATCCCTGCCGATGCAGAACAGTCAGGATGAATCTGTCGGTAGGCGTAACCTGAAGACATTCTGCGCCGGCGCGGCCTTGAACGACATCGGCGAGGAGATGTATGCGCCGTTACTGCCTTATTTTGCTACAACGTTTTTAGGGATTACCCCGTGGCAATATGGTTTTATTGATAGTTTCAGTGAGGCGGTTAACCGCATTCTGAAGTTATTTACCGGCTATTTCACGGATAAAGTGGGCCGCAAGGTGCCGGTGATATTGTCATATATTCTTATTTCCCTGTCCAGGTTAGGGCTTCCGCTGGTTGCCGGCTGGGCCGGATTTCTTCCGTTCCGGGGCCTGCGTCAGGTAGGCCGGGCCATGCGCGATCCGGCCCGCGAGGCGTCCATTGCCGAATCATTTCCATCGGCCAAGCGCGGCCGGGCTTTCGGGATTCTTAATGCGGTTGATACCATCGGCTCGATATTGGGACCGGCTATCGGGCTGCTTATTCTTTATATTGCCGCTTCGTCTATAGTTGGAGCATCACTTTCAGAGGGAATAACGAAAAAGGTTTGGATGGGAATCAAGACCGAATTTCCCAGGGAATCATACATCTGGCTTTTCTTGTGGGCCGGTTTGCCGACCATTATCAGCGCCTGGATTATCTATTTCTTCCTTTTTGAAACCCGTATGCCGACCCCGTTATTCGCCAAGACGCCCAAGCCGAAACATCCGGGTTTTTCCATAGCGACTTTTATGTCTTCCCTAAAGCCGGGGTCTCCGTTAAGGAAATTAGGTTGGACCACTTTATCTCATATGATACTGGCTATTGGGTGTGTTCCTGTGTCAATGATACTGCTTTATGGAACCCAAAAACTTAAAGCCGGCCCTGTAGATGCGATAATCCTGTTTATTTGTTACGCCACCACCCATTTTGCCACCTCGTATTCGGCCGGCTGGCTTTCGGACCGGCTGGGCAGATTCAGGGCGCAGGCGGTTGCCAACGGGCTGTTGGTTCTGGCCCTGCTGATAACCATTTTTGCCCGGACGCCTATGTTCCTGATAATTCCTCTGGTATTATACGCCACCTTTGAATCCATCTGGATAGCCAACCGCCGGGCCGCGGTCGCTGATTTAGCCAGGGAGGAAACGCTTGGGGCAACCTTGGGTAATTTTTCGGCCCTCTACGGGCTTACTTCATTCCTCTGCCCGGTAATATTCGGCGGAATCTGGAGCGCGATAGGAAGCGGAGCGGCATTATTTGTTATGGCTCTGTTTCCGGTTGCGGCCATATTCGTGCTGCCGAGGAAATAG
- the ftcD gene encoding glutamate formimidoyltransferase, which yields MKLIECVPNFSEGKRPEVIDQIVSAITSVKGIKLLGQESDASHNRSVITFIGPAESVGQAAFKAIEKAGQLIDMTKHKGEHPRIGATDVVPFIPLRGATMDDCIRLAKEVGKQVGEQLKIPVYLYENAATRPECRNLADVRKGQFEGLCEELGQNPARNPDFGPNKIHPTAGATVIGAREILIAYNVNLDTDYLDVAKRIAKKIRQSSGGMPFVKALGILINKYNRQIAQVSMNLTNYKVTPVKKVFDAIKELALCENIRVLESELIGLAPQDAFEDTSPKELQIAGFSSEQIIENRL from the coding sequence ATGAAGTTAATAGAATGCGTTCCGAATTTCAGCGAAGGCAAACGGCCCGAGGTCATTGACCAAATCGTATCAGCCATCACCTCTGTAAAAGGCATCAAATTATTGGGCCAGGAAAGCGATGCCAGCCATAACCGCTCGGTCATCACCTTTATCGGCCCGGCCGAATCAGTCGGACAGGCCGCATTCAAGGCAATTGAAAAGGCCGGCCAGTTGATTGATATGACCAAACATAAGGGCGAGCATCCGCGCATCGGCGCCACTGATGTCGTTCCTTTCATCCCCTTAAGAGGCGCGACAATGGATGACTGCATTCGGCTAGCCAAAGAGGTCGGCAAGCAGGTCGGCGAGCAACTCAAGATACCGGTTTATTTATACGAGAACGCGGCGACCCGGCCCGAATGCCGGAATCTGGCTGATGTGCGCAAGGGACAGTTCGAGGGACTGTGCGAGGAATTAGGCCAGAACCCTGCCCGCAACCCTGACTTTGGCCCGAATAAGATTCATCCTACAGCCGGCGCTACGGTCATCGGCGCCCGGGAAATCCTCATTGCCTATAACGTCAATCTGGATACTGATTATCTGGACGTGGCCAAACGGATTGCCAAGAAGATACGGCAATCCAGCGGCGGAATGCCCTTTGTCAAGGCACTGGGCATCCTGATTAATAAATACAATCGCCAGATTGCCCAGGTCTCAATGAATCTGACCAACTACAAGGTCACTCCTGTAAAGAAGGTCTTTGACGCTATCAAGGAATTAGCTCTATGTGAGAATATCCGTGTCCTGGAAAGCGAGTTGATTGGCCTGGCGCCCCAGGATGCCTTTGAAGATACCTCACCCAAAGAACTCCAGATTGCCGGCTTCAGTTCGGAACAGATTATTGAAAATAGGTTGTAG
- a CDS encoding KpsF/GutQ family sugar-phosphate isomerase has translation MQNYAKQVLDAEICALKSLKTRINGDFQKAFSEILKCQGRLVVTGMGKAGIIGEKISATFASTGTPSLFLHPAEAYHGDLGRVARNDVILMLSNSGETEEIVRLLPKLKEIGIKIISITASRKSTLGKYSDIVLEIGKIKEPCPFGIVPSASTTAMLALGDCLALSVFKKHSFTREQFAFYHPGGDLGQKLLKIKEVMRIGSANPIITENKTVREALMVITKCRAGAVNIVDKKRRLVGIFTDGDLRRHMREDIRILSEPIRNYMTRNPRTISPDSLVAEGLRILRDKKIDELPVVDKNRRPVGMLDVQDILDIASDINPYRKGAKK, from the coding sequence ATGCAAAACTATGCCAAACAGGTCCTGGATGCCGAAATCTGCGCCTTAAAATCGCTCAAGACCAGAATCAACGGCGATTTCCAGAAGGCCTTCTCCGAAATCCTGAAATGCCAAGGTCGGCTGGTGGTCACCGGCATGGGCAAGGCCGGCATCATCGGAGAGAAAATATCCGCCACATTCGCCTCGACCGGCACGCCCTCGCTGTTCCTGCATCCGGCTGAGGCATACCACGGCGACCTGGGCCGGGTAGCCAGGAATGACGTCATCCTGATGCTCTCCAACAGCGGCGAGACCGAGGAAATCGTCCGGCTTCTGCCCAAACTCAAGGAAATCGGTATCAAGATAATATCCATCACCGCCTCCAGAAAATCCACGCTGGGTAAATACAGCGATATCGTGCTGGAGATAGGTAAAATCAAAGAGCCCTGCCCTTTCGGCATCGTGCCTTCGGCATCAACTACGGCTATGCTGGCCCTGGGAGATTGCCTGGCGTTATCCGTATTTAAGAAACACTCGTTCACCAGAGAGCAATTCGCATTCTATCATCCGGGCGGAGACCTGGGCCAAAAGCTGCTCAAGATAAAAGAGGTGATGCGCATTGGTTCGGCTAATCCGATTATCACTGAGAATAAAACGGTCCGGGAGGCATTGATGGTGATTACCAAATGCCGGGCCGGGGCGGTCAATATCGTGGATAAGAAACGGCGGCTGGTCGGCATCTTTACGGACGGCGACCTGAGGCGCCATATGCGCGAGGATATCCGCATACTGTCCGAACCCATCAGAAACTATATGACCAGGAATCCGCGCACCATCTCTCCGGACAGTTTGGTGGCCGAGGGCCTGAGAATCCTGCGCGATAAGAAGATAGACGAATTGCCGGTGGTGGATAAAAATCGTCGCCCGGTCGGAATGCTTGATGTCCAGGATATACTGGATATTGCTTCGGATATTAATCCATACCGTAAAGGCGCAAAGAAATAA
- a CDS encoding HAD hydrolase family protein, producing MTEMQRLKKLKMVIMDVDGVLSDGGIILDSRGNENKVFNVYDGAAIAYLHYAGIKTAIITGRLSKTVTYRAKELGILEVHQDTLQKVKSLNKILIKYELSPDEICYIGDDLPDIPVMKQAGWAVAVRNARPEVLKYAHYVTRTNGGNGAVREVAEKILKAQNKWKLILEKYDT from the coding sequence ATGACCGAGATGCAAAGATTAAAGAAGCTCAAGATGGTGATAATGGACGTGGACGGCGTGCTGTCGGATGGCGGCATCATTCTGGACAGCAGAGGCAACGAGAATAAGGTTTTCAATGTCTACGACGGCGCGGCTATTGCCTATCTCCATTATGCCGGCATCAAGACGGCTATCATCACCGGCCGGCTGTCCAAGACCGTCACCTACCGGGCTAAAGAACTTGGTATCTTAGAAGTGCACCAGGACACCCTGCAGAAGGTTAAATCCCTGAATAAGATTCTCATCAAGTATGAACTCTCGCCGGACGAGATTTGTTATATCGGCGACGACCTGCCTGATATCCCGGTTATGAAGCAGGCCGGCTGGGCCGTGGCCGTGCGTAACGCCCGGCCTGAGGTGCTGAAATACGCCCATTATGTCACCCGCACCAACGGCGGCAATGGCGCTGTCCGGGAAGTGGCTGAAAAGATTCTCAAAGCCCAGAACAAGTGGAAACTGATTCTGGAAAAATACGATACGTAG
- the lptC gene encoding LPS export ABC transporter periplasmic protein LptC produces MKLSTVYILFIIIAIVSTAYSEGKTIINWSYPHYDQNNLLDWEAKGETAVIREDEIIVTLIELTYYLQPVSNTDSVGPGKKVIVHIKANSGTLNEKQNTVLLHDRIIINKVSEPPDEFDETMQTDLLYINLADRTFSTESLITLNRSDITIKSKGCKGGLDFANVAFLGNVETIIQGCNSKSICLGDIFSPKPNIDDEEVNKTPSVITITSEGPMSIEKINGNPAKRISQQISFRGKVAFTSYSRPPNLPPRQTNLRAENLDILLERRENPVTKRNNFYLARASATVNVRIDDTFHRAACSALTADETTGIITLKGDEKSLAAITRPLKSNNGHSQAKTDSYINIAAQTLKVQAEKDNLLLLGRKEITFSNGSIYTSGPISSSDSISPTEIAPPANQTPDLSTKIQITADNDGLVSLRENQIYLENNVRITQMAKTITASTQTELTSEIKCSKLTIGWNSTKNLLEKMRAENDVLISTTDGGQAWCEILEWTPILSQINLKSPRKVIIFDKNSKIDGDEIVITTNPQTAGYIGSWSKIEIKNKSNGSIQISPKEKEEPK; encoded by the coding sequence ATGAAACTATCAACGGTTTATATTTTATTTATTATCATTGCGATTGTATCAACTGCATACTCCGAAGGGAAAACCATCATAAACTGGTCATATCCGCATTATGACCAAAATAATCTTTTAGACTGGGAGGCTAAAGGCGAAACTGCCGTGATTCGCGAAGACGAAATTATTGTCACCCTGATAGAATTAACATATTATCTGCAACCCGTATCAAATACCGATTCAGTGGGGCCGGGCAAAAAAGTAATCGTTCATATAAAAGCCAATTCAGGAACTCTCAACGAAAAGCAAAATACAGTTTTACTACACGATAGGATTATTATTAACAAGGTTTCTGAGCCGCCTGATGAATTTGACGAAACAATGCAGACAGATCTGCTCTATATAAATCTGGCCGACCGGACGTTTTCCACCGAATCCCTGATAACCCTCAACCGGAGCGATATCACCATTAAAAGCAAGGGTTGCAAGGGCGGGCTGGACTTTGCGAATGTTGCATTCCTAGGCAATGTGGAAACCATCATCCAGGGCTGTAATTCCAAATCAATCTGCCTGGGAGACATCTTCTCTCCCAAGCCCAATATTGACGATGAAGAAGTGAACAAAACACCGTCGGTCATCACCATTACCTCCGAAGGGCCGATGAGCATAGAAAAGATTAACGGCAATCCGGCCAAGAGAATCTCCCAGCAGATTTCCTTCCGAGGCAAGGTTGCGTTCACCTCATACTCCCGGCCGCCCAATCTGCCGCCCCGGCAAACCAATCTCCGGGCAGAGAATCTCGATATCCTTTTAGAGCGCAGAGAAAATCCGGTCACCAAGCGCAACAATTTCTATCTGGCCAGGGCTTCGGCAACCGTCAACGTCAGGATAGACGATACCTTCCACCGCGCCGCCTGTTCCGCCTTGACCGCGGATGAAACCACCGGGATTATCACCCTTAAAGGCGACGAGAAATCATTGGCCGCCATCACCCGGCCACTGAAATCCAATAACGGACACTCGCAGGCAAAGACCGATTCTTATATCAATATCGCGGCCCAGACCTTGAAAGTCCAGGCCGAAAAGGACAACCTCCTGCTTTTGGGCCGGAAAGAAATCACCTTTTCCAACGGAAGCATCTATACTTCCGGGCCAATTTCATCATCCGATTCAATAAGCCCGACCGAAATAGCACCGCCGGCAAACCAAACACCCGACCTTTCAACTAAAATACAAATTACGGCTGATAACGATGGACTGGTCTCTCTGCGGGAAAACCAGATTTACCTGGAAAACAATGTCCGGATTACACAGATGGCAAAAACAATCACGGCTTCAACCCAGACGGAATTAACCTCAGAAATTAAATGCAGCAAGCTGACCATCGGCTGGAATTCGACCAAAAACCTATTAGAAAAAATGCGGGCTGAAAATGACGTGCTGATTTCAACCACTGATGGCGGCCAGGCCTGGTGCGAAATACTGGAATGGACTCCAATCCTCTCGCAGATAAACCTGAAATCACCCCGAAAGGTTATAATATTTGATAAGAACAGCAAGATTGATGGAGATGAAATCGTGATTACCACCAATCCGCAAACCGCCGGATATATCGGCAGTTGGTCTAAAATAGAGATAAAAAACAAAAGCAACGGCTCTATTCAAATATCTCCTAAAGAAAAAGAGGAGCCAAAATAA